AACCATCCCGAAGATGAAGCTTTGCTCAAGCAATACGACCAAATGCAATTTAACTTTGAGCAGCAAGGTGGCTACACATATCAATCCGATATTAAGAGCATCTTAAATGGTTTTAAATTTCCTGAAGATACGTGGACCAAGGTAATTGGCAGTCTTTCTGGTGGTGAAAAAACGCGCTTGGCCTTTGTTAAACTGCTGCTGCAAAAGCCGCCGCTACTCTTACTTGATGAGCCGACCAACTACCTCGACTTAGACACATTGGACTGGCTTGAAAACTTCCTTAAAGGTTATTCTGGCGCAATTCTGGTTGTTTCCCACGACCAGTACTTTTTGGATCACCTTGCTAACCAAATTTTTGAATTACAATTTGGTAAACTGACCGCATTCAAGGGTAACTACTCCGATTATGTTACCCAACGAGAACTGCGCGATCGTCAACAAGAAGAAGCTTACGAAAAGCAGCAGGATAAAATCAAAAAAGACGAAGAATTTATCCAAAAGAACATTGTTCGGGCCACCACTACTAAGCGAGCACAAAGCCGGCGCAAGCAACTCGAAAAAATCGAACGGATTAAACCACCTAAACATAAAAACAAGGTGCGCATTACCTTCAAGAGTGAGCGACCATCTGGTAAAGAAGTGTTGATTCTCAGTCACTTGTCAATTGGTTATCCAACCAAAACAATGGTGCAGGATATTTCTTTTCAGGTTAATAAGGGTGACAGGGTTGCGGTTATTGGACCTAACGGGATTGGTAAATCCACTCTCTTAAAGACAATCATGAAGGATTTAACTCCCAAAAATGGTTCAATCAAGTACGGCGCTTCTCTTGATATTGGCTACTACGATCAGGAGTTGCAACAACTTGACCCAGGCAAAACCGTGCTTGATACAATTTGGGATCGTCATAAGACAATCCCTGAGCGAGATGTGCGGTCAATCTTGGCCAGTTTTCTATTTACTGCCAAAGACATCGACAAGACAGTTGGTCAATTGTCCGGCGGTCAAAAGGCCCGGTTGACCCTAACCGTTTTATCACTTGAACATAACAACTTCTTGCTAATGGACGAGCCGACCAACCACTTGGATATTGAAGCTAAAGAGGTGCTAGAACAAGCTTTGCAAAAGTTTGACGGTACCCTGCTCTTTGTCTCCCATGACCGGTACTTTATCAATCAGTTAGCCAATAAGATTGTTGCCGTTCAAGATGGTCACGCCCAAATTTACGAAGGTGACTATTCTTACTACTTAGATGAAAAAGCTAAACAAACTGCTGCATCAGCTAGTGCAGTAACTACGGCTAGTCAGGATCAGGTTGCTGCGCCAGAAACAGCCGCTGCCAATTCTACTAAACTGTCATACCAAGAACAAAAGCAGCGCGACTCACAAAAACGTAAGTTGCAACGTCAGGTAGAAGACATTGAAGCTAAGATTGAAGAATTGGAACAAAAACAGCAAGAAATTCAAACGCAAATGGCCAATCCCGATATTGCTTCTGACTTTGGTAAATTAGGACCCCTGCAAGAGGACCTCACTGCTACTCAGTCTGAATTAGACAAAGCCAATGAAGATTGGGAGCAAGCATTAACCGAATTAGATAATTTTGAATAATGGAAAATTGAAAGCTAGAAATCACGTAAAATGTCTAACTTTTCTATTGCACTTCAGATAACTCTGATGTTGGTGTTTGACTTTTAAGTTTGATATTCCATTAGCTTGAGCAGTTTTAACCCAGCACCTAATTATTGGGTTAATTTGGTAATCATGTGCCAATGACTGCATTGAAGCTACACCGTTAAGATATTTAGTAACAATTTCTATTTTTAGTTCAGTTGAATATCTAGTTATGCAAAAAGTGCTCCTAACTGTTAGATCTATGTCTAACAATTATTGGGCACTTCAAAAAAACTCAACTTTTAAAAAATATGATTTAAGAATTGCTATTAAAATTGAATATTATTGTGCATATCTTTAATTCTCATAACTTTTTGTAGTGTAATCTAAATAAAAGAACGTATCAAAAAGGGAATGTTGGTTTTTAATTCTAACATTCCCTTTTGTGTCGAGTCTTTTTCCTAGACACTTTTCGTAATTTTTTGATTTTAGGCTAAATTATTCTTCAGCTACAGCTTTCATCCCTTTATTACTTGCCATTACAAATGGTAAGTAAAGGAAGATATCCATGATAAACAATAACAATGAAAGGATAGTCGCCGGAATATCACCAGCAGTTGTAATCCAAGTCGTTAAAATTGGTGGAATCGTCCAAGCTGGAATAACTACACTTTTTGCAACTAAGCCGAGAGCCGTTAAAGGATATGCAATTGCTAAGTTAATCAATGGAACAAAAATAAATGGAATAACAAAGTATGGGTTCATTACTACTGGCATTCCAAACATAATTGGTTCTGAAACATTAAAGAAGCTTGGCAGTAAACCCAATTTAGCAACATCACGATAGTCCTTACGTTTAGAAGCAATAAAAATCGCGATCAAGAATGGTAAAATTGCTCCCGTACCGCCAAATAAAGTATACATACCAATCCAAGGATTAGTAACAATATTAGGTACAACTTTATGGGCTGCAAAAGCTGTCATATTCTGTTGAATGGCTGCGAGCATTGGCGGCGACGTAACTGAAGCAACAATGTTTTGTCCATGAAGACCAAAGAACCATAAGAATTGTGTAGCAAACTGAATAACAAACAGCCCAATCCATGATTGCATTGCCACTTGCAATGGCTTAGAAATAATAGCCTGAACTAAGTCAGTAAATGATTGATGGAAAATTTGTACATAAGTAAAACTAACAACTGCAAAAACAATAACTACCAATGATTCTGGAATTAGTGAATTAAACGATTGTGCAACTGCTGGTGGAACCCCATCCGGCATTTTTATTCTTAACTTTTTAGCTTTATAAAAAACTAACAGTAATTCAGTACTTAAAAGTGCTGCAATAATTCCAACAAACATACCACCAGAAGATGTCAGCGCCTGTGTATAAACGCCACCAACTGTTACAGTTTTTGCTGTTCCCGATACGACAGCTTGATTGTTCAATGGGAACATAATCAAAGCAGTAGCAACACTCAAAATACCGGCATGAATTGGACTAATATCTTTAGATCCAATTCGACCATCAGCAATATAGCTATTCAGTAAACGATAGCCAATTACGAAAGTAACAAAAATGGTCATAAAGCCTAAAGTACCACTATTAACCATGGTACCCATATCCATCAATTTAGCTGCATAAGGAAAAGTCTTCAATACAGTTGGATTGCTAAAAACTAGCGAATTTAGCAATATAAAAACTGAGTTAACCATAATAATCGGTGTGATATCTACAAAGGCATCACGGATAGCTACTAAGTGTCGTTGATTTCCAATTTTAGTGGCTAATGGTAAAACTAGTTTATTAATTTTATCAGAAACACTCATTATTTATCTCCTTTGAAACTCATTAGAACATTTTTGAAACGTTTCAATAATTACATTATACTGCTAAGTTGAAATCGCTTCAATACTTTTTAACAAAAAATGCTGGTCAACATCGTTAACCAACATTCAAGTTATTCTTTGATTTTCAATTTTAATACGCCATAAGGATATTTTGTTTGCGGAATTGTAATTGTATCTGCGATTATTTTTATTAGATTACCTGTTTCCAAGTTAATAATTGTATCTTCTATTTGTCCTAAACTTGCTAGTGACACTTTTTGGCCAACTTCATCTTTAGCAAAAAACAAATAACGTGTTTGTCCTTTTTTCGTCACTAATAGATTTGCAGGTGCTAATTCTGGGCATCCACGACTACCATAAACAGCTTCGCCAAAGACCTTTAACCAGGTGCCCAGCTCTTGCATCAGTGCTAATGCTTTTTTAGGTAGCGTACCATCAGGTTTAGGACCAACTCCTAAAATCACATTGCCGCCTAATGAAATGATCTTCACGATATTTTTAAGAATTTCCGCAAAACTCTTATATTGATCGTGAGGAACATAACCCCAATTTTTAGCTAACGTAATGTTGCTTTCCCAAACCTTCTTTGGTGGAACATCGGGAATTTTTTGCTCGGGTGTAACATAGTTTTCATACTTGCCACCAATTGTTCTGTCAACAATTAACGTATCAGGTTTTTGTTGCCAAATTTTTTGTACGATTTCAGCCATTGGCAAGTATTCATTGTTCTCACTATTGACCCAGCCACCATCTAGCCATAGGATATCAATCGGCCCATAGTTTTGACAAATTTCTAATAATTGATTTTCTACAAAGTTAGAAAACTTGTGCCAAAGCTCCGGCTTTTCCTTAGGGTTATAACTCGCATAACGACCTTTAGGATCTGAACCTGGTTCCCAATAATACGGGCAGTGCCAATCAGCCTTAGAATAATACGCCCCAGTTGCCATTCCTTCTTTTCTAAAAGCGTCATTAATAAAGCGCAATAGGTCAGCTTGTGGATTATCATGAAAGGCAGAATCCGCACTAGTTATCTTGTAATTACTATATTTCGTGTCATACATGCTAAAGCCATCATGATGCTTAGTCGTGAACAACATATATTTAAAACCAGCAGCTTTAACAGCTTTAGCCCAATCACTTGGGTTAAAGTTTACCGGATTAAACTCACGGTTTAGATTCCAATAATCGTGGCGCAAAGTTGTTAAATCTTTTCTCCAAGCCCCATGTTTTCGTGCCCAATCATCTTCTTTAGACAATTGCCAAGATTCCACAATTCCTGCTTGCGAATATAAACCCCAGTGAAAAATTATTCCTAACTTTTGGTCTTGAAACCAAGAAAGCTTATCGAGAACCGCTTGTGGCAGATCTTGGTAATCTTCCTGCTGCGTAGCTAAATTTTCAACAATATCCTGTCTTTGCTTTGCCTTATCAGTCATTCTTTAACTCCTTTTGCCAAAAGATTTCATCTTGAACTAAAGCCTTATGCTCTACCTTTTGTCCCTTAAGTAAATTAAGTACCGTTTCCGAAACAATTTCTGCAACTTTGTTTACAGGCTGCTTAATCAAGGTCACTGGTAAGCGCATGTTTTGTAATAAGTTTGAGTAACCAAAGCCGGCAACAGCAATGTCTTTACCAACAATTTTCCTGGCATCACGAACACCTTGAACTACC
The sequence above is a segment of the Lactobacillus sp. ESL0677 genome. Coding sequences within it:
- the abc-f gene encoding ribosomal protection-like ABC-F family protein, coding for MIIAQGHDLEKQFGANTLFKNVNFSIDANARIGLVGPNGVGKTTLLKIMTGEEDATHGEFTINKGIAVGYIAQENSLDETKTIWNEMLGVFASLIKMSETIQAMQEKIANHPEDEALLKQYDQMQFNFEQQGGYTYQSDIKSILNGFKFPEDTWTKVIGSLSGGEKTRLAFVKLLLQKPPLLLLDEPTNYLDLDTLDWLENFLKGYSGAILVVSHDQYFLDHLANQIFELQFGKLTAFKGNYSDYVTQRELRDRQQEEAYEKQQDKIKKDEEFIQKNIVRATTTKRAQSRRKQLEKIERIKPPKHKNKVRITFKSERPSGKEVLILSHLSIGYPTKTMVQDISFQVNKGDRVAVIGPNGIGKSTLLKTIMKDLTPKNGSIKYGASLDIGYYDQELQQLDPGKTVLDTIWDRHKTIPERDVRSILASFLFTAKDIDKTVGQLSGGQKARLTLTVLSLEHNNFLLMDEPTNHLDIEAKEVLEQALQKFDGTLLFVSHDRYFINQLANKIVAVQDGHAQIYEGDYSYYLDEKAKQTAASASAVTTASQDQVAAPETAAANSTKLSYQEQKQRDSQKRKLQRQVEDIEAKIEELEQKQQEIQTQMANPDIASDFGKLGPLQEDLTATQSELDKANEDWEQALTELDNFE
- a CDS encoding PTS transporter subunit EIIC is translated as MSVSDKINKLVLPLATKIGNQRHLVAIRDAFVDITPIIMVNSVFILLNSLVFSNPTVLKTFPYAAKLMDMGTMVNSGTLGFMTIFVTFVIGYRLLNSYIADGRIGSKDISPIHAGILSVATALIMFPLNNQAVVSGTAKTVTVGGVYTQALTSSGGMFVGIIAALLSTELLLVFYKAKKLRIKMPDGVPPAVAQSFNSLIPESLVVIVFAVVSFTYVQIFHQSFTDLVQAIISKPLQVAMQSWIGLFVIQFATQFLWFFGLHGQNIVASVTSPPMLAAIQQNMTAFAAHKVVPNIVTNPWIGMYTLFGGTGAILPFLIAIFIASKRKDYRDVAKLGLLPSFFNVSEPIMFGMPVVMNPYFVIPFIFVPLINLAIAYPLTALGLVAKSVVIPAWTIPPILTTWITTAGDIPATILSLLLFIMDIFLYLPFVMASNKGMKAVAEE
- a CDS encoding alpha-L-fucosidase, with amino-acid sequence MTDKAKQRQDIVENLATQQEDYQDLPQAVLDKLSWFQDQKLGIIFHWGLYSQAGIVESWQLSKEDDWARKHGAWRKDLTTLRHDYWNLNREFNPVNFNPSDWAKAVKAAGFKYMLFTTKHHDGFSMYDTKYSNYKITSADSAFHDNPQADLLRFINDAFRKEGMATGAYYSKADWHCPYYWEPGSDPKGRYASYNPKEKPELWHKFSNFVENQLLEICQNYGPIDILWLDGGWVNSENNEYLPMAEIVQKIWQQKPDTLIVDRTIGGKYENYVTPEQKIPDVPPKKVWESNITLAKNWGYVPHDQYKSFAEILKNIVKIISLGGNVILGVGPKPDGTLPKKALALMQELGTWLKVFGEAVYGSRGCPELAPANLLVTKKGQTRYLFFAKDEVGQKVSLASLGQIEDTIINLETGNLIKIIADTITIPQTKYPYGVLKLKIKE